The following are encoded together in the Apis mellifera strain DH4 linkage group LG4, Amel_HAv3.1, whole genome shotgun sequence genome:
- the LOC551302 gene encoding tRNA-specific adenosine deaminase 1 isoform X2, whose protein sequence is MEDFADKVAQLCLEKYNKLDKNGKPSQKEWTVLSGIVLSKKDGTLSLVALATGTKCLGKIDLMNTKLYEEGCRLSDSHAEILVRRAFLRYLYEQIDFLLNGVKNNVFIIDDKKKIKINDGISFHFFTSQTPCGDCSIFLKEEDNAPPIKIKKYNHNIEIEIKPNVNEKKKQVIKDIYRTGAKCVKSEKYQDPYLPGINYHVVGPLRTKPGRGNPTLSLSCSDKIAKWNLLGIQGSFLSILIPPIKLETIIVGGNSPFSLEAMERGLYKRFNSEIYKLKIIQSKLFFKQQKNSERKNPCPSSIIWCARY, encoded by the exons atggaagatTTTGCAGATAAGGTTGCACAACTTTGtttagaaaaatacaataaacttGATAAGAATGGTAAACCATCACAAAAAGAATGGACTGTATTATCAGGTATAGTATTATCAAAAAAGGATGGTACACTTTCCCTAGTAGCTCTTGCTACAGGAACAAAATGCTtaggaaaaatagatttaatgaatacaaaattatatgaagaaGGATGTAGATTAAGTGACTCACATGCAGAAATTCTTGTTAGACGTGCCttcttaagatatttatatgaacaaattgattttttactcaatggtgttaaaaataatgtctTTATAAtagacgataaaaaaaagattaagataaATGATGGcatatcatttcatttctttacaaGTCAAACTCCTTGCGGAGattgttctatatttttaaaagaagaagataatgcacctccaataaaaattaagaaatataatcataatatcgaaatagaaataaaacctaatgtcaatgaaaaaaaaaaacaagtaattaaagatatatacagAACAGGTGCAAAATGtgttaaatctgaaaaatatcaagatcCTTATCTACCTGGAATAAATTACCATGTAGTTGGACCATTACGAACTAAACCGGGACGAGGAAATCCTACTCTTAGTTTGTCTTGTTCAGACAAAATagcaaa atGGAATTTACTTGGAATACAAggatcatttttatcaatattgatacctccaataaaattggaaactaTTATAGTGGGAGGtaattctcctttttctttggaAGCAATGGAACGTGGATTGTATAAACGAtttaattcagaaatatacaaattaaaaattatacaaagtaaactattttttaaacagcAAAAGAATTCCGAAAGAAAAAATCCATGTCCATCTAGTATAATATGGTGTGCT cgaTACTGA
- the LOC551302 gene encoding glyoxal reductase isoform X3 — MTNIVRNVCLSSGYDMPLIGFGTYKIQGRELVYQVVDESLNVGFRSIDTAVGYRNEEDIGYALKNLLPKYNLQRSDIFITTKLPPSVNGDPKGIEQCVQKSLKAFNTTYIDLYLIHWPGATRIPETSTNNPSLRAKTWNKLVDLKKQGFIRSIGVSNFTIKHLQELLQNCKDILPAVNQVELHPHYRQEELIKYCNEKGIHIQAYSSLGTSGNINLLRNPIVLKIASQLNVSSARLLLNWALQQGIGVIPKAVNKEHIKDNIQLDFLIDEESMNILFSLPQIKYAWDPSNVC, encoded by the exons atgaCCAACATTGTGAGAAATGTTTGTCTTTCAAGTGGTTATGATATGCCTTTAATTGGAT ttggaacatataaaattcaagGAAGAGAATTAGTATATCAAGTAGTGGATGAAAGTTTAAATGTTGGTTTTCGTTCTATTG atacagCTGTAGGATATCGAAATGAAGAAGATATTGGCtatgctttaaaaaatttattaccaaaatataatcttcaaagaagtgatatttttattacaactaAGCTTC caCCAAGTGTAAATGGAGATCCAAAAGGAATAGAACAATGTGTGCAGAAATCTCTGAAAGCATTTAATACTACGTACATTGACTTGTATTTGATTCATTGGCCAGGAGCAACTCGTATACCGGAAACTTCAACAAATAATCCAAGTTTAAGAGCAAAGACTTGGAATAAGTTGGTGGATTTGAAAAAACAAGGTTTTATAAGATCTATAGGTGTgtctaattttacaattaaacatctacaagaattattacaaaattgtaaAGATATATTACCAGCAGTTAATCAA gtTGAATTGCATCCACATTATCGtcaagaagaattaataaaatattgcaatgaAAAAGGAATTCATATACAAGCATATTCTTCTTTAGGGACTAGtggtaatattaatcttttaagaaATCCAATCGTGTTAAAAATAGCTTCTCAACTTAATGTATCATCAgcgcgattattattaaattgggCTTTACAACAAGGAATtg gtgTTATTCCTAAAGCTGTAAATAAAGaacatataaaagataatattcaattagattttttaattgatgaagagagtatgaatattttattttctttacctCAAATCAAATATGCTTGGGATCCTTCTAATGTgtgttaa
- the LOC412596 gene encoding trafficking protein particle complex subunit 12 gives MAEENESSTRQKSENSEEVTKEIEADISRYFENASRTIFDEIVSPKSEDFFNIRRSSENRIPDFELLTDQSNEFLKSNSLLDNERLDHSGTNDVHRDVWIPSEQTRKILRSIATSTAGTNSLDRENLTMPGLAVQGDMPNLIKSTAVRFLGEDENIQRHVLTASDVTQDERGLRTLIQAGCYKAAINLSGRLLAVYAQGFGKINQPSKHSPHSLQLWYTRLALLTKLKQIDILENESKPFGNLDKPDMYFTFYPELYGTRPGSMASFSFRLLLAEIPMYCGKAKQALDNLFKLLSIVNQIITNFNAGFNGDGSHIKINCAEQEDAIRLWKARRSRILISITNCAVNMKNYVLGINILEKLCESADWTSEQMDALKASIGRLHLFLGDVAAAEKFLINLHKKDNSLTVRELTDRGLLAVAHNSFQEAYKCFQAAEALDPSNIALINNMAVCLLYTGQLKAAVHLYESMITRNPVKSLQEPILLNICTSYELHTIHCKQPKLHLLNQLNRYKGDSVDIQCLKLPLN, from the coding sequence atggcTGAAGAAAATGAATCTTCGACGCGACAAAAATCGGAAAATAGTGAAGAGGTTACAAAAGAAATAGAGGCTGATATTAGCcgttattttgaaaatgcaTCTCGCACAATTTTTGACGAGATTGTGTCACCTAAAAGTGAAGACTTTTTCAATATACGAAGAAGTTCTGAAAATAGAATTCCAGATTTTGAATTACTCACAGATCAGtcaaacgaatttttaaaaagcaatTCATTGCTCGATAACGAACGACTCGATCACAGCGGTACAAATGATGTACACAGAGATGTATGGATACCTTCTGAacaaacgagaaaaattttacgaagtATTGCCACATCAACTGCTGGGACTAATTCTCTTGACAGAGAGAATTTAACAATGCCAGGTCTTGCAGTACAAGGAGATAtgccaaatttaataaaaagtactGCTGTACGATTTCTAGgtgaagatgaaaatatacaaaggCATGTACTTACTGCTTCTGATGTAACTCAAGATGAACGTGGTTTAAGGACATTAATACAAGCCGGTTGTTATAAAGCGGCAATAAATTTATCAGGAAGATTATTAGCAGTGTATGCTCAAGGATTTGGCAAAATAAATCAACCTAGTAAACATTCTCCGCATTCTTTACAACTATGGTATACAAGGCTAGCTCTTTTGACTAAACTTAagcaaattgatattttagaaaatgaatcAAAACCATTTGGTAATTTAGATAAACCAGACatgtattttacattttatcctGAACTTTATGGTACTAGACCAGGTTCTAtggcttctttttcttttagattacTTTTAGCTGAAATTCCAATGTATTGTGGTAAAGCAAAACAAGCATtggataatctttttaaacttCTGTCAATAGTGAATCAAATTATAACTAATTTTAATGCTGGATTTAACGGAGATGGATcccatattaaaattaattgcgcAGAACAAGAAGATGCTATAAGATTATGGAAAGCCAGAAGATCCAGAATTCTTATATCTATTACTAACTGTGCAGTTaacatgaaaaattatgtattaggtataaatattttagaaaaactttGTGAATCTGCAGATTGGACATCTGAACAAATGGATGCATTGAAAGCTAGTATAGGTAGATTACATCTATTTTTGGGAGATGTTGCAGCAgcggaaaaatttctaattaatttacacaAAAAAGATAATAGCCTAACCGTTCGAGAATTAACAGATAGAGGATTATTAGCAGTAGCTCATAATTCTTTCCAAGAAGCATATAAGTGTTTTCAAGCAGCAGAAGCATTGGATCCATCAAATAtcgcattaattaataatatggcTGTTTGCCTTTTATATACAGGCCAATTAAAAGCTGCAGTTCATTTATATGAAAGCATGATAACAAGAAATCCTGTAAAAAGTTTACAAGAAcctatattgttaaatatatgtacatcatATGAATTACATACTATTCATTGTAAACAACCAAAGTTACATTTGCTAAATCAATTAAACAGATATAAAGGAGATTCTGTAGATATACAATGCCTGAAACttcctttaaattaa
- the LOC551302 gene encoding tRNA-specific adenosine deaminase 1 isoform X1 has product MEDFADKVAQLCLEKYNKLDKNGKPSQKEWTVLSGIVLSKKDGTLSLVALATGTKCLGKIDLMNTKLYEEGCRLSDSHAEILVRRAFLRYLYEQIDFLLNGVKNNVFIIDDKKKIKINDGISFHFFTSQTPCGDCSIFLKEEDNAPPIKIKKYNHNIEIEIKPNVNEKKKQVIKDIYRTGAKCVKSEKYQDPYLPGINYHVVGPLRTKPGRGNPTLSLSCSDKIAKWNLLGIQGSFLSILIPPIKLETIIVGGNSPFSLEAMERGLYKRFNSEIYKLKIIQSKLFFKQQKNSERKNPCPSSIIWCAVRNRDTEIAVEGRKQGATKKKKGSNLLVSRRALFETFLRTCDKYQHSDCNIRHPKKITYLDCKKWSKNYQSLWSTLKSEFFHDWPSKPIQLQTFVL; this is encoded by the exons atggaagatTTTGCAGATAAGGTTGCACAACTTTGtttagaaaaatacaataaacttGATAAGAATGGTAAACCATCACAAAAAGAATGGACTGTATTATCAGGTATAGTATTATCAAAAAAGGATGGTACACTTTCCCTAGTAGCTCTTGCTACAGGAACAAAATGCTtaggaaaaatagatttaatgaatacaaaattatatgaagaaGGATGTAGATTAAGTGACTCACATGCAGAAATTCTTGTTAGACGTGCCttcttaagatatttatatgaacaaattgattttttactcaatggtgttaaaaataatgtctTTATAAtagacgataaaaaaaagattaagataaATGATGGcatatcatttcatttctttacaaGTCAAACTCCTTGCGGAGattgttctatatttttaaaagaagaagataatgcacctccaataaaaattaagaaatataatcataatatcgaaatagaaataaaacctaatgtcaatgaaaaaaaaaaacaagtaattaaagatatatacagAACAGGTGCAAAATGtgttaaatctgaaaaatatcaagatcCTTATCTACCTGGAATAAATTACCATGTAGTTGGACCATTACGAACTAAACCGGGACGAGGAAATCCTACTCTTAGTTTGTCTTGTTCAGACAAAATagcaaa atGGAATTTACTTGGAATACAAggatcatttttatcaatattgatacctccaataaaattggaaactaTTATAGTGGGAGGtaattctcctttttctttggaAGCAATGGAACGTGGATTGTATAAACGAtttaattcagaaatatacaaattaaaaattatacaaagtaaactattttttaaacagcAAAAGAATTCCGAAAGAAAAAATCCATGTCCATCTAGTATAATATGGTGTGCTGTAAGAAATCG cgaTACTGAAATAGCAGTTGAAGGTAGAAAACAAGGagctacgaaaaaaaaaaagggtagCAATTTACTCGTAAGCAGACGTGCactttttgaaacttttttacgAACTTGTGATAAATATCAACATTCTGATTGTAATATAAGACAtcctaaaaaaattacttatttagattgtaaaaaatggtctaaaaattatcaaagtttATGGAGTACATTAAAATCGGAATTTTTTCATGATTGGCCTTCTAAACCAATTCAGTTACAAACATttgtgttataa